The window GACTTGGAGGGCTTCGGTGCCTTCGGGCGCGGCTTCGGCGAGGCGCTCGGGCTGGTGGACGCGCTCGTCGTGGGGGTGGGCGACGGGCGTTCGCGGTCCTTGCCGGGCGTCTGCGTGGCGTTCTTTGAGGGCGTCGCGAAGGAGATCAGGCCGCCCGGGGCAGAACTGCTGAGGGTCGTCGGCTCCGCCGACTCGGCTGCCGGTTCGCCGGCCTGACTGTCCATCACGGCTATCGCCGTCACGCACGCGGTGACCGTGGCCAGGGCGAGGGCGCCCGCCAGCCAGAGCCTTCGCGTTCCCGGTGCCCGGGTGGTGTCCGGGGCCCAACCGCTTTCCCACGGACGGTCCTGTGGCGGCCGGGACTTGTCTTCTGTCATGCGCTGGTTCCTCCATCGGGGCACCCTTGACGGCGGCGCAGTTGTGGTGGCCCGGTGTGTGATCGGTGACACCGTAGTGGACGTCCGGGATCACTGGGGGCGTTATGTGAGAGCGGTTTCCGTCCTGTGATGTGTACGGTCGTACAGATGATGTGTACGCTGGTACACATGGGTTATCTGCTGCTGGCCTCGGCCATAGCCGCCGAAGTGGGTGCCACGACTGCCATGAAGTACAGCGACGGCTTCAGCAGGCTCGGACCCTCGCTGCTCACGCTCGTCGGCTACGTCGTCTCCTTCGCCCTGCTCGCGCAGACGCTGAAGACCGTCTCCGTGGGCACGGCCTACGCGATCTGGGCCGGGGTCGGCACCGCGGCCATCGCCACCATCGGTGTCCTGTTCCTCGGCGAGGGCGTGACCGCGGCCAAGGCCGCCGGAATCGCGCTGATCATCGTCGGGGTCGTGGTGCTGAACCTGGGAGGCGGTCACTGATGCCCCGGCGCTACGACCCCGAGCGGCGGCAGCGGATCATCGACGCGGCGATCCGGGTCGTCGGGGCGAAGGGCATCGCGGGGCTGAGCCACCGCAGTGCCGCCGCCGAGGCCGATGTGCCGCTCGGCTCCACGACGTATCACTTCAAGACCCTCGACGAACTGCTGGTCGCCGCGCTGCGGCAGGCCAACGAGGGGTTCGCCAAGGTGGTCGCCGGGCGCGGCGGACTCCAGGATCCCCGGACCGATCTGGCGGCGGAACTCGCCGCATGGGTGGGAGAGTGGCTCGCGGGCGACCGGACCGGCGTCGAGCTGGAGTACGAGCTGTATCTGGCCGCCCTGCGCCGGCCCGCCCTGCGGCCCGTCGCCGCCGAGTGGGCCGAGGGGGTCGCCGAGTTGCTGTCCCGGCGTACGGATCCCGTGACGGCGCGGGCGCTGGTGGCGGTGGTCGACGGGATCTGTCTGCAGGTGCTGCTGACGGGGGTGGCGTACGACGAGGCGTATGCGCGGGAGGTGCTGGGGCGGGTTGTGGGAGGTTGTGGCGGGGCGGGTGAGTAGCCGGTGGTGGGGTCGTTCCGGGGCTTCCGGGGCTCTGGGCTCGGGGCCGGTGGCGGTGGGCGCCGCAGGGCGCCGACCAGCATGGAGACGTACCGCCCGGCACGTGAGACGGCCCCGTACCGGTTCGCATCGAGTGCCGTCCGCCGGTTAGGTTGCCCTTATGACCGACACGACTGCTCCTCGCACCACCGGCGCCGTGGCCGCCGGCCTCGCCACGATCGCCGCCGACGGCACCGTCCTCGACACCTGGTTCCCCGCCCCCGAGCTGGCCACCGAGCCCGGCCCCTCCGGCACCGAGCGGCTGTCCGCCGAGCGTGCCGCGGAGCTGCTCGGCGACGGCGCGACCGCCGCGGTCGGCCCCGACGCCCGCCGGGGCGTCGAGGTGGTCGCGGTCCGCACGGTCATCGCCTCGATCGACGAGAAGCCGGTCGACGCGCACGACGTCTACCTGCGTCTGCACCTGCTCTCCCACCGTCTGGTGAAGCCGCACGGCCAGAGCCTCGACGGCATCTTCGGCCACCTCGCCAACGTCGCCTGGACCTCACTGGGCCCGGTCGCCGTCGACGACCTGGAGAAGGTCCGCCTGAACGCGCGCGCCGAGGGCCTGCACCTGCAGGTGACGAGCGTCGACAAGTTCCCGCGTATGACGGACTACGTGGCCCCCAAGGGCGTCCGCATCGCCGACGCCGACCGGGTCCGTCTCGGTGCGCACCTCGCCGAGGGCACCACCGTCATGCACGAGGGCTTCGTCAACTTCAACGCCGGCACGCTCGGCACGTCGATGGTCGAGGGCCGTATCTCCGCGGGCGTCCTGATCGGCGACGGCTCGGACATCGGCGGCGGCGCCTCCACCATGGGCACCCTGTCCGGCGGCGGCAACGTCATCATCTCCATCGGCGAGCGCTGCCTGATCGGCGCCGAGGCGGGCGTGGGCATCGCCCTCGGCGACGAGTGCGTCGTCGAGGCCGGCCTCTACGTCACCGCCGGCACCCGCGTCACCATGCCCGACGGGCAGATCGTCAAGGCCCGCGAGCTGTCCGGCGCCTCCAACATCCTCTTCCGCCGCAACTCGGTCACCGGCACGGTCGAGGCCCGGCCGAACAACGCGGTGTGGGGCGGTCTGAACGAGATCCTGCACAGCCACAACTGATCCGCGTCGGTCATCGCCGAGCGCCCTCCCACGCCCTAGGACGGCTGGGAGGGCGCTCGTGTGTTCCCGGGATGATCGGGCGTGACCTCGTGACGGGCCAGGCAGATGAACGGGTGGACGCAGGGTCCGATCTGACGCCGAACCTATGAAACGAGGACCGGGCATGAGCAACGACCGGGGCATGAGGAACGAGCGCGAGCGGGGTGTGGCGCGTTGTCTGGCCGGGGCGGTCGCGGTACTGGCGGTGTGCTCGCTTTCGGCGGGGGCCGCGCATGCCGACGAGACCAATACGAACTCGCACAACGGCCACCGGTTCGGTCTGGTCAACGTCAGCACCGGGCAGGTCGACGACCCGGCGGAGGACGTGCTGGAGCACACGCTGCTGTTCGGCGACGGGTACGCCTGGAACTGAGCCGGGTGTCAGGCGGTGGTCAGGGCCCCGTGGAGCCTCAGCAGTGCGTCGGTCGTGGCGCGGTCGGCGGGGCGTAGGGGGGCGCGGACCGGGCCTGCGGGGAGGTTCAGTGCGGTGAGGAGTGCCTTCGTGGTGGTGGTGCCCGGGAGGCCTGCCGACATGATCGCCTCGATGAGGGGGGTGGCCTGCTGCTGGAGGTGGGCCGCCCGTGCGGTGTCGCCGGCGTCGAAGGTGTCCAGGACCGCTCGCAGGTGGCCCGAGATCACGTTCGCGACCGTGCTGACGTAGCCCGTGCCGCCCACGGCGTACAGCGCGAGATTGTGCTCGTCGCAGCCCGCGTAGTACGCCAGGTCCGTGCGGGCCAGGACCTTCTGGGCGGCCAGGAAGTCCTGCGAGCAGTCCTTGACCGCGACGATCCTGGGGTGGTCGGCGAGGCGGAGGATCGTCTCGGGTTCGACGCGGATGCCGGTGCGGATCGGGATGTCGTAGAGCACGAGCGGGAGTTCGGTGGCGTCCGCGATCTCGCGGAAGTGTGCCTCGATCGCGTCCTGCGGGGGCCTGCTGTAGTACGGCGGGATCACCAACAGGCCGTCCGCGCCCGCCTTTTCGGCCTCCCGGGCGAGGTCGGTGGTGTGCCTGGTGTCGGCGGTGCCGATGCCCGCGACGATCGACGCGCTGTCGGGCACGGCCTCGCGGACGGCGGTGATCAGGGCGGACTTCTCGGCGTCCGTGGTGGTGGGGGATTCGCCGGTCGTGCCGGAGAGTACGAGGCCGTCGCAGCCCTGTGCGACGAGGCGGGCGGCGAGGTGCTGGGCGCCGTCGAGGTCCAGGGTTCCCGTCTCGGTGAACGGGGTGATCATGGCGCAGAGGGTGCGACCGAACGGTGCTGTCGTCGTCGTCATGTCAGTAGTGTCGGCGGCATGATTGTGTAGCTCCACTTAAATCTGCTACCAGGTGTTGGTTAGATTTACTTCGAGGTTGTGTGAGGGCGGTGAGGGTACTCGGGGGTTCCCACTTCGAGAGGAGGCGGAACACTGTGACCGGAACCATGGAACGTCGGGTCGTGCGCGACGAGCACCACTCCGTGGGTGAGCTCGTCGGACAGGCCGCGGAGCAGCTCTCCCAGCTTGTGCGGCAGGAAGTGGCTCTCGCTAAGGAGGAGCTGGCCGAGAAGGGGCGGCGTGCGGGGCGTGGCGGCGGGCTGCTCGGTGCGGCGGGGGCGGTCGCCTATGCCGGGTTCCTCGCGCTGGCCGGGACGGGGATTGCCGCCCTCTCGCTGGTGCTCTCCGTCTGGGCCGCGGCGCTCATCGTGACGGGGGTGCTGTTCGTCATCGCGGCCGTGCTGGGTGTGGTCGGCCGGGGGCAGTTGCGTCGGGCGACGCCTCCTACGCCTGAGGAGGCCCTGGGCAGCGTGAAGGCGGACGTGGAGGAGATCAGGGAAAGGGCGCATCGATGACGGACGCGACGAGTGGGGCCAAGGGGCCCGATGAGCTGCGGCGGCAGATCGAGCGGACGCGCAGTGAACTCGGCAACACGGTGGAGGAGTTGGCGGGGAAGGCTGATGTGAAGGGGCGTGCGCGGGCGCGGGCGGCTGATCTCCGGGACAAGGCCGGGGCGATGACCGTGCAGTTGCGCAGTAGTGCGGTGCAGGCGGGGCATACGGTGCAGGACAAGGCGACGCATACGGGGCCTCGGCCGGTGCGGAACGCTGTGCAGGCCGGGTTGCGGCATCCGCGGCCGGTGCTGGTGGTGGGGGCGGCTGCGGGGGCGGTGGTGGCTGTCGGGGTGTTGCGGCGGAGGCGTTACGGGCATTGGTGAGTGCGGGTGCGTGCGGTGCTTGTGCGGGTGCGGGTAGCGCCTACGCCGTGGGTGGTGGGTCGGGGCCGCGCCGGGGGGTGTCCGTCCTCGGAACGGCGCGATGGGGTTGCGTACCGACTAGCTGTCCGTTGACGCGCCAACCGCTGCGGGCGGACACCCCCCGACACGTCCCCTGCTCGCCGTACGCGGGTGCGGGCGCGTCCCGGCTGAGCTGCCGCCGGCGCCGCCGCGGGTCCGCCCTTGCCGCCCCCGCTGCGGGCATGCGTGCCGCTAGGGGCGGCACGGGTGGGCGCAGCGGCACCCCGCTACGCCGGGCTGCGGACCCAGCCGACTTCAGCGCCGACGCCGAGGTGCGTGAGAACCATTGCTTGACCTCAAGCTTGGTTGAGATTGAAAGGTGGGTGCAACGCATTCGGCGAACCGTGACTGGAGTGTTCAATGAGCCGTCGGACCGAGCAGCAACCTGATCTCACCGACCCGCGTATCGGTGCTCCCCTCTTCAGTACTTGGCGCGTGGGGACGCCCGAGCGGCAGGGGCTGACTGTCGAGGCGATCGGGCGGACGTGGGAGCGGCGGCCCTGGCCCGCGGACGGGCTGCTGGGGTATCACGTGTACGCCGGGCAGGACGGGTCCACGCTGATGCACCACTCGCAGTGGAGCGGCGAGCACGCCTTCGAGGCGTTCGTGAAGACCCATCGGCAGGAGCGGGTCGACGAGATCGACACCGCGGTGCCGGGGATCGAGCGAGTGGGGCTCGGGCGGTACCGGCGGTATCGCAGCCGGGAGCGGGCCGTCGGGGACGTGCGGGTGCCCGGGGTGATCGTCACCGTCCGGATCGACTTCGAGGAAGGGGCCGGGGCGCGCCGGGAGGAGTGGGTCGACCTGGTGGTGAAGGCTCTCGGGGACGATCCGGAGACGCACGCCGGGCTGATCTCCGCTCACTTCCATCTGAGTACCGATGGCGGGCATGTGCTGAACTACGCCGAGTGGGAGAGCGACCAGGCCTATGACGATGCCTTGGCTGCGCCGGGGAGTGACGCGTGGGAGCGAGTCCGGGGCTATCCGGGGATGACGGGGTCGAGCGGGAGCCGGTATCGGCATGCGCTGGGGCTCGTGCCCGGGTGAGGGGTGTGGTGTGAGGTGGGCCGGCTGAAGCAGTCGTTCAGCCGGCCCTCGCCGGTTACGGGCGGAAGCGCAGGACCTGGGGGTCGTGGTCGCTGATCTGGTCGTTGAACTCCGCGTTGATGTGCACGCTGTCGTACTCGAAGTCGCAGTCGCGGCGGATCGACGGGCTGATCAGGATCTGGTCGAGGACCTGGCTGTTGCCCTGGTAGACGTACGAGTAACGCTCGTTGCGCGGGAGCGACTTGATCGCCGACCAGAGTTCGCCGCGGCCCTCCAGGAGCTTCGCGGTCGTCGAGAACTCGAAGTCGTTGATGTCGCCCAGCGTGACGACGTCCGCGTTCTTCTGGGTGTCGAGGATGTCCTTGACGAAGGCGTTCACCAGGGTGGCCTGCTGGTGGCGCTGGGTCTCGGAGCTGCGGGACGGCGGCTGGTACTGGGAGGTCAGGCCCTGGTCGCCGCCCTTGGAGTTGAAGTGGTTGGCGATCACGAAGACCGTACGGCCGCGGAAGGCGAACTCGCCGGCCAGGGGCTTGCGGCTGTTCTTCCAGGCCTCGTCGGCGGGGGCGATACGGCCGGGGCTCAGCGTGAGGTGGGCCTTGCCGCGGATCTTCGTCACGTCGGTGGCCGTCGTGGCGTCGCCGCCGGCGCGGTCGGTGAAGGAGACCCGCTCCGGGTTGAACAGGAACGCCTGGCGGATGTTGCCGCCCGGCTCGCCGCCGTCGGTGCCGTTGACCGGGTCGATCGAGCGCCAGTCGTACTTCGGGCCGCCGGCCGCGACGATCGCGTCGATCAGCTTGGTGAGGGTCTGGTCGGCGGCGACCGTGCCGTCGTTCGTCGCGCCGTTGTTGTCCTGGATCTCCTCCAGGGACACGATGTCCGGCGACTTGAGGTTGTTCACGATCGCGGAGGCGTGCGCGGCGAAGGTGCCGTCGGACGGGTCGAGGTTCTCGACGTTGTACGTCGCGACCGACAGTTCGCCCTTCTTCTGCTTGCGGGTGGTCTCGCGCTTGGCGTCACCGGTCTTCAGCGTGCCGAGTTCGCTCGCTACCAGGGTGTAGCCGCCGAACTGGTTGTAGTCGAGCGGGCCCGCCGTCGTGCCGGTGAGGGTGTCGCCCACGTTCGCCTTCGGGAAGTCGGCCGTCGCCCCGAGGGACTGGATCTGCAGGCGGCCGGTGTTCTGGGCGTCGTAGGCGCCGTAGACCGTGCCGCCGTGGCGGTTGCGGTTCTCGTGCGGCTTCACCGTCACCCAGAGTTCGGTGTACGGGTCGGTGGCGCCCACGACACGGGTGTCGGAGACGCGGACGGTCATGCCCTCCAGCGCCTCGTAGTGGTCCAGGGCGTACTTCGAGGGCTTGAGCGGGAGCGCGTTGATCGAGCCGTTCGCGGTCGTGTCGCCGGTGGGCGCGTAGGTGGCGGGGACCGACCGCGAGCTGATCGTGGTGGCGGCGGGGAGCTTGTTGCCGCTGGAGAGGACCGTGAACGTCGGCTTGGTGATCTCCGTCAGCGACTGGTTGCCGGAGGTGGCGCCGCCGGGGACGTACTCCGCGACCGTGCCGCTGACCGTGACGGAGTCACCGACGGCGACGCCCTTCGGCGCCGAGCTGGTGAAGACGAAGACGCCCTCGCTGGTCGCCGGGTCGGCGTCCGGGTTCGGGTCCTGGATCCAGAAGCCGCGGGAGGAGCCGTACGTCCGGATGCCGGTGACGATTCCGGCCACGTCCGTGACCTGCTTCCCGGCGTACGGGGAGGTCCGGGTGCTGCCCTGGACGTCGTGGACGCGGACCGAGTCCGCGTGCGCGGGGGTGGTGAGGACGATCGTGGAAGCCGCGGAGCACGCGGCGGCGACGGTGAGCGCGGCGAGACGCGCGGACGACTTGCTCGGCAAGGGGTTTCCCTCCGGGGACGTGACAGAGCGCCGGGACGAGGGTGGTGCGTGGGCTGTCCGCCGCTGCCTGTGGGGCGGCGGGGCGGTGTGACGTGTGTAGGGGGTGGTGGACGGGCGGGTGAGGTGGGGCCGACCCGGTGAACAACTGTCCGCCGACTTCTACGCGCGTCAATCTCCAGCCTGTTCATGTCACTTGTCAAGGTTTCGGCCATGTACAACGGCCGACGAGGAGATGAAGCGGGCGGCATGGGTGGAAATCCGTCTAGGCTGAGCGGCTGAGTCGTATGAGGCGCCCTAGGAGAAACAGCCGATGTCAGACAGCTCCCCCCTGCCGCCGGTGCGGCTGCACTCCGAAGCGGAGCTGGCACGTGCCGCACTGTCCACGCCGTTGCTCTCCCGGGCCGCCCGGCTCGCCCGCTGGGCCGGGCCGGACACCCGCGTCGACGCCGGGGGAGGGCTCGTCGACGAGCAACTGCCCGCGGCGGCCCAGACGCTCGGGCTGAGCGGGGACGATGCCGCCGCCGACGCCAGTGAGGCGTGGCGGGTGGCCGTGGACGCCGGGCTCGTCGAGGTCGTCGACGAGGAGGAGGGCACCGTCCGCGCGGGCGAGGACCTGGCCCTGCTCACCGGCGGCTCGCCGCAGGACGTACTCGCCCTGTGGCTCGCCGCCCTGGAGACGGTGCTCGCCGACGCGAGCGTGCCCGACCTGGAGGGACTCGCCGACCTCGTCGACGAGGACGGCGAGATCGACCTCTCCGGGCTCGACTGGGACCCCGAGTCCGAGGCCGAGTTCCTCGACGGGGTCCTCGGCAACCTCTATCTGCTGACCGCCGGCGAGGACACGCCCGACGAGGCGCCGGTGCCGCTGCCCGCGCTGGCCGCGTCGGTGATCGTGCCCAGCGACATGGGCGAGCCCACCAACGACGTCCTGGAGCAGGTGTCCGACGCGATGATGCGGCTGGACGACCAGTTCCGGATGCTGGAGCCGGTGGGATTCGTGGAGTACCAGCCGGTGGACGAGGCGCTCATGGCCGACGCCGACGAGGAGCCCGCGGCGCCCGTCGACGACACCGACGTCTCCCGCTACGGCATGGTCCGCCTCACCCCGCTCGGGCTGTACGGGATGCGCGCCCGGCTGCTGGAGGCCGGGTTCGAGGCGCCCGCCGTCGGCGACCTCGCGGACAAGGGCGCCGACGCCCTGCTCGACGGCACGGCGGCGTTCCCCCCGGCCGCGGCGCAGGCCGAGACGCAGCAGTGGCTCGCCCGCCGAGACTCCCTCGCCTCCGCGCGGGAGCTGCTCGCGGCGGCCCGGGGCGCGGACGCCGGAGCGCCTCTGCGGCGGCTGCGGTGCCAGCAGGCCTTGTCCCTGGTGGGTGCCTCGGCCGAGCCGGCGCTGCGGGAGGTGCTCGACGATGCCGAGCTGGGCGGGCTTGCGCGAGTGTGGCTGACCGAGCACGGGGCGGTGGATGTGCCGGCGCCGTCCGAGGCGATGGTGTACTGGCTGACCATCGACACGGTTGCCGCGCAGCTTGCCGCGGAGGGGAACTCCGAGGAGCTGCGGGCGCTGGTGCAGGGGCTTGCTCAGCAGCACAGTGGGTTCTTCGCGGCGGTGTGGCGGGTGGATCATCCTGCTGTGGCTGATGTGCTGGAGGCGATGGGGCGGTTGCATCCGGACAAGAAGGTGGCGAAGGAGGCCCGGAAGGCTGCGTTCAAGGCGCGGTCGCAGCAGGGTGGTTGACCTTGCTTTTGCGGGTGCGGCGCCGTCTTGGCTTATCGCGCAGTTCCCCGCGCCCCTGGGGTGTTGTTCAACCGGCGTTCATGGATGACCGGCACGGTGTCGCCGAAACGAGGTCCGCCACCCTCCACGGCATTCTCACCGTCACAGGAGACACCATGTCGCTCACCCGTAGGGACTTCGCCAGAACTTCCGCGATCACCGGTGCCGGTGTCGCGCTGGCGGGCAGTGTCGGCGCCCTCGCCACCGCACCGAACGCGCTGGCGTCCTACGACACCGACGCGGCCGCGGACTCCCGGCACGGGGTCGGCTACGGGCCGCTGGTCCCGGACCCCAAGGGCATCCTCGCCCTGCCCGCCGGCTTCACGTACCGGATCCTCACCTACAGCGGCAGGACGAAGCTGGAGTCCGGCGAGTTCACGCCGTCCAACCACGACGGCACCGCCACCTTCGACGGTCCCCGCGGCACCACCCTGCTCGTCAACAACCACGAGCTGAAGGGCCCGCGCGCCAACTGGGAGCACCCGGTGCCGCTCACCGAGGGCCTCGTCTACGACCCGGCCGCCGCCGGTGGCTGCACGGTCGTCGAGGTACGCCCTGACGGACGGGTCGCCGAGTGGGTCGGCATCGCCGGCACCTCCACCAACTGCGCCGGTGGCAGCACCCCCTGGGGTACCTGGCTCACCTGCGAGGAGAACTCCGACAAGGCCGGCGTCAACGGCATGACCAAGGACCACGGCTATGTGTTCGAGGTCGATCCGTGCGACCGGCGCGCCAATCGCAGCCCCAAGCCCCTGAAGTTCTTCGGCCGCTACGACCACGAGGCCGTCGTCATCGACCCCAGGCGCGGCCACGCCTACCTCACCGAGGACGCCGCCGACCCCAACGGCCTCTTCTTCCGCTGGACCCCGCCGAAGGGCTTCGTGTACGGCCCCGGGAAGTTCCGCAAGCTCGCCGACGACGCCGGTGTCCTCCAGGCGCCCAAGTGCTTCGACTCCGGCGGCAAGTTCGTCGACGACCTGTCCCGGGCCACGAAGATCGGCACCGTGTACGGCGTCGACTGGGTGGACGTACCCGACCGCGACGCCCGTACCGTCCCCGTGCGCAAGCAGTTCGAGGACGACCAGGTCACCCGCGCCCGCAAGCTGGAGGGCATGTGGTGGGGCGACGGCGGCGCCTACATCGTCTCCTCGTACGCCCGTGAGGAGAGCCCCGTTCAGCATGATGGGCAGGTCTGGTTCTACGACCCCAAGCGCCGGACGCTGACCCTGAAGGTCCTGCTCGGTGTGAACCCCGACCCCTCCAAGGACGGCGCCCTCGACGGCCCCGACAACATCACCGTCTCCCCGTACGGCGGCCTCGTCATCGCCGAGGACGGGGAAGGCGTGCAGCACCTGTTCGGCGCCACCGACAGCGGACGGACGTACCCGATCGCCCGCAACGAACTCAACACCGGCACCGAGGAGGAGCCGGAATACAGCGAGTTCACCGGTGTCACCTTCTCTCCCGACGGCCGGACGCTCTACGCCAACATTCAGACCCCGGGCATCATGCTGGCCATCACCGGGCCTTGGAAGCGGCAGAAGCGGTAGGAAATTCGGTCGCAGTGCCGGCGCTGCGCCTCCTACAGTGAGATCACAACGTCACGCACCTCCCGGTGCGATGGCAGCGGCTACTTCTCTGTCAAAGAATCCGATGCCGCCGCCGACTTGATCTCGGGAGGCGCAGCATGTGGTGGGTGCCCGGTGCGCAGGCAACGGTTACTTCATGGGATCGGAAGGTTGCGGGTTCGAGTCCCGTCAGCGACCTCGGGTCGCTGTAGCTCAATGGGTAGAGCATCTGAATAGTCCGTCGCCGACTTCTGTCCTCGGGCACCCACCTCTCTTTCTCGCATGCAGCGTCTCCCCTGGATTACGTAAGCAATAAGGAATTCGGGGGAATTCATCATGGCGCGATTCAACTCCAAGGCAGCCCGTGCGCGTCCCGTCTCGCGCGTCACGTCCACCGGGCGTGTGCTGCGCACCTACCAGGGCGGCCGCGGCCGGGAGCGCGATGCCCGCTCCGAGCTTTTCCTGCTCGCCGTCTCGAACTTCGTGTCGCAGCAGACCTTCTACGAGACCGGCGCCGACCGCGACGACCGCTTCGTGAAGCTCGTGCGCGAACTCGCCGTCACCGACCCGGCCTGGACGGCCGGCCTGCTCGGCTGGCTGCGCGGCGAGGGGAACCTGCGTACGGCTTCGGTCGTCGGTGCCGCCGAGTATGTGCGCGCACGTCTGGAGGCTGGCGCGACCGACGGCCCGTCCAACCGGCAGGTCGTCGCCTCCGTGCTCCAGCGGCCCGACGAGCCCGGCGAACTGCTCGCGTACTGGACCGCGAGGTACGGGCGGAACGTGCCCAAGCCGGTCAAGCGCGGTATCGCCGACGCCGTCCGCCGCCTCTACCACGGCAAGGCGCTGCTGAAGTACGACACCGCCTCCAAGGGCTACCGCTTCGGCGACATCCTCAACCTCGTGCACGCGGCCCCGGGCCCGGACAAGCCGTGGCAGGGTGAGCTGTTCCGCTACGCCCTGGACCGGCGGCACAACCCCGACACCGCGGTACCGCCCGAGGCCGACCGAGTCCTTCGCGCGCACCGTGAGCTGATGGCGCTGCCGGTCGAGGAGCGGCGCGCGGTCGTGACCGCCGAGGGCGGTGCCGAGCGGCTGGCCGCTGCCG of the Streptomyces koelreuteriae genome contains:
- a CDS encoding antibiotic biosynthesis monooxygenase; this encodes MSRRTEQQPDLTDPRIGAPLFSTWRVGTPERQGLTVEAIGRTWERRPWPADGLLGYHVYAGQDGSTLMHHSQWSGEHAFEAFVKTHRQERVDEIDTAVPGIERVGLGRYRRYRSRERAVGDVRVPGVIVTVRIDFEEGAGARREEWVDLVVKALGDDPETHAGLISAHFHLSTDGGHVLNYAEWESDQAYDDALAAPGSDAWERVRGYPGMTGSSGSRYRHALGLVPG
- a CDS encoding DUF3618 domain-containing protein translates to MTDATSGAKGPDELRRQIERTRSELGNTVEELAGKADVKGRARARAADLRDKAGAMTVQLRSSAVQAGHTVQDKATHTGPRPVRNAVQAGLRHPRPVLVVGAAAGAVVAVGVLRRRRYGHW
- a CDS encoding TetR/AcrR family transcriptional regulator, which translates into the protein MPRRYDPERRQRIIDAAIRVVGAKGIAGLSHRSAAAEADVPLGSTTYHFKTLDELLVAALRQANEGFAKVVAGRGGLQDPRTDLAAELAAWVGEWLAGDRTGVELEYELYLAALRRPALRPVAAEWAEGVAELLSRRTDPVTARALVAVVDGICLQVLLTGVAYDEAYAREVLGRVVGGCGGAGE
- the dapD gene encoding 2,3,4,5-tetrahydropyridine-2,6-dicarboxylate N-succinyltransferase gives rise to the protein MTDTTAPRTTGAVAAGLATIAADGTVLDTWFPAPELATEPGPSGTERLSAERAAELLGDGATAAVGPDARRGVEVVAVRTVIASIDEKPVDAHDVYLRLHLLSHRLVKPHGQSLDGIFGHLANVAWTSLGPVAVDDLEKVRLNARAEGLHLQVTSVDKFPRMTDYVAPKGVRIADADRVRLGAHLAEGTTVMHEGFVNFNAGTLGTSMVEGRISAGVLIGDGSDIGGGASTMGTLSGGGNVIISIGERCLIGAEAGVGIALGDECVVEAGLYVTAGTRVTMPDGQIVKARELSGASNILFRRNSVTGTVEARPNNAVWGGLNEILHSHN
- a CDS encoding DMT family transporter; this translates as MGYLLLASAIAAEVGATTAMKYSDGFSRLGPSLLTLVGYVVSFALLAQTLKTVSVGTAYAIWAGVGTAAIATIGVLFLGEGVTAAKAAGIALIIVGVVVLNLGGGH
- a CDS encoding endonuclease/exonuclease/phosphatase family protein, which encodes MPSKSSARLAALTVAAACSAASTIVLTTPAHADSVRVHDVQGSTRTSPYAGKQVTDVAGIVTGIRTYGSSRGFWIQDPNPDADPATSEGVFVFTSSAPKGVAVGDSVTVSGTVAEYVPGGATSGNQSLTEITKPTFTVLSSGNKLPAATTISSRSVPATYAPTGDTTANGSINALPLKPSKYALDHYEALEGMTVRVSDTRVVGATDPYTELWVTVKPHENRNRHGGTVYGAYDAQNTGRLQIQSLGATADFPKANVGDTLTGTTAGPLDYNQFGGYTLVASELGTLKTGDAKRETTRKQKKGELSVATYNVENLDPSDGTFAAHASAIVNNLKSPDIVSLEEIQDNNGATNDGTVAADQTLTKLIDAIVAAGGPKYDWRSIDPVNGTDGGEPGGNIRQAFLFNPERVSFTDRAGGDATTATDVTKIRGKAHLTLSPGRIAPADEAWKNSRKPLAGEFAFRGRTVFVIANHFNSKGGDQGLTSQYQPPSRSSETQRHQQATLVNAFVKDILDTQKNADVVTLGDINDFEFSTTAKLLEGRGELWSAIKSLPRNERYSYVYQGNSQVLDQILISPSIRRDCDFEYDSVHINAEFNDQISDHDPQVLRFRP
- a CDS encoding alkaline phosphatase PhoX; protein product: MSLTRRDFARTSAITGAGVALAGSVGALATAPNALASYDTDAAADSRHGVGYGPLVPDPKGILALPAGFTYRILTYSGRTKLESGEFTPSNHDGTATFDGPRGTTLLVNNHELKGPRANWEHPVPLTEGLVYDPAAAGGCTVVEVRPDGRVAEWVGIAGTSTNCAGGSTPWGTWLTCEENSDKAGVNGMTKDHGYVFEVDPCDRRANRSPKPLKFFGRYDHEAVVIDPRRGHAYLTEDAADPNGLFFRWTPPKGFVYGPGKFRKLADDAGVLQAPKCFDSGGKFVDDLSRATKIGTVYGVDWVDVPDRDARTVPVRKQFEDDQVTRARKLEGMWWGDGGAYIVSSYAREESPVQHDGQVWFYDPKRRTLTLKVLLGVNPDPSKDGALDGPDNITVSPYGGLVIAEDGEGVQHLFGATDSGRTYPIARNELNTGTEEEPEYSEFTGVTFSPDGRTLYANIQTPGIMLAITGPWKRQKR
- a CDS encoding phage holin family protein — its product is MTGTMERRVVRDEHHSVGELVGQAAEQLSQLVRQEVALAKEELAEKGRRAGRGGGLLGAAGAVAYAGFLALAGTGIAALSLVLSVWAAALIVTGVLFVIAAVLGVVGRGQLRRATPPTPEEALGSVKADVEEIRERAHR
- the dapA gene encoding 4-hydroxy-tetrahydrodipicolinate synthase, producing the protein MTTTTAPFGRTLCAMITPFTETGTLDLDGAQHLAARLVAQGCDGLVLSGTTGESPTTTDAEKSALITAVREAVPDSASIVAGIGTADTRHTTDLAREAEKAGADGLLVIPPYYSRPPQDAIEAHFREIADATELPLVLYDIPIRTGIRVEPETILRLADHPRIVAVKDCSQDFLAAQKVLARTDLAYYAGCDEHNLALYAVGGTGYVSTVANVISGHLRAVLDTFDAGDTARAAHLQQQATPLIEAIMSAGLPGTTTTKALLTALNLPAGPVRAPLRPADRATTDALLRLHGALTTA